In a genomic window of Sulfuriferula nivalis:
- a CDS encoding GntR family transcriptional regulator, whose translation MDNINTDMNSAEPNKTDKKIAAKQDIYSVLREMILTFELYPGSRVTETELAEYFEVSRTPIREALLKLENEGHLTIRAKQGCFIRQIDVAELSEYYRVRTALELAAVEDACTHMPTTEVERLIAIWSPENKPETVTANQMEEWDESFHIAIALGGKNEVLVKYLQDINDHIRVIRRVDFDNSDRIKHTFDDHQKILQAILLRDVTTARNLIKRHIQRSEEFAKTLTLTQLARKKSSANRFGKLQNTTL comes from the coding sequence ATGGACAACATAAACACAGATATGAATAGCGCAGAACCTAACAAAACAGATAAGAAAATTGCGGCTAAGCAGGACATCTATAGTGTTTTACGGGAAATGATCCTGACGTTTGAGTTGTATCCAGGCAGTCGCGTAACCGAAACAGAACTGGCAGAGTATTTTGAAGTCAGTCGCACGCCGATTCGTGAAGCTTTACTCAAGCTGGAAAATGAAGGGCATCTCACCATACGTGCCAAGCAAGGCTGTTTTATCCGGCAAATTGACGTTGCTGAATTGTCTGAGTATTACCGAGTACGTACTGCACTGGAACTTGCAGCAGTAGAAGACGCCTGTACCCATATGCCTACCACCGAGGTGGAAAGATTAATCGCAATATGGTCGCCAGAAAACAAGCCCGAAACAGTCACTGCGAATCAGATGGAAGAATGGGATGAGTCGTTTCATATTGCCATTGCCTTAGGCGGCAAGAACGAAGTGCTGGTGAAATATTTGCAGGACATTAATGACCATATCCGCGTCATCCGCCGCGTTGACTTCGACAACTCAGACCGTATTAAACACACTTTTGACGATCATCAAAAAATCTTGCAGGCCATACTGCTACGCGACGTAACCACAGCACGCAACCTGATCAAGCGCCACATCCAGCGTAGCGAGGAATTTGCCAAGACACTGACGCTGACACAATTAGCCCGGAAGAAATCATCTGCCAATCGTTTTGGTAAATTACAGAATACGACTCTTTGA
- a CDS encoding HDOD domain-containing protein produces MKPVTTQLMQTLEITNLPSLPHVLLRVLDICNRDSASLKAIADILSQDAALTAKVFGASSTAQFSRHKKLTTLEQTLTLLGLDMVKTIAISSSFYQVFNNLNISPGFDLKTFWTRSLSSAVLSKLIAEEVEYPHIEEAYLTGLLLNIGQLVLWSNFPKQYASLLTNKIDDLALLAQESEQLGNNHCEVGAWLVNKWNLNSFMADAVLYHHMPQDKITDAQQLIQITHVANNLVALRDTDAAIQFAAGEQILGVSPARFQSILDESKTLVGKVAKSLGIEIDTLESTEQDNMRQQKMQLAVELRDIVLIGRNPLGTGSGNTLEETLASIQRSVQILFGIQDLAFFLPDPQGKTLKGECLTGHCTMLNEIRIPLNKKNSIITNAFFSNTPTTSFTPAADPKNPSIPDEQVTRLMQTEGFYCQPMFTQNKVVGIMIFGLNQTQLSYVKKQQKLMSMFAQEAAQAIAALNAFNEQEARIKSEVLAASRTHAMKIMHETNNPLSIIQNYIQLLGIKLPKEDPAQEDLKIIKQEIDRVTRLCQAITTDVEFNPKQKLNVNDVIHNLYRILLEPLFALHQVTVQTQLDPALPTIMVNKDKLIQVLINLMKNAAEAMQNGGTLLIVTRVNTMRNGTEYIEISIKDDGPGIPADVMENLYQPITTDKGTRHAGLGLSIVRNIIDELGGKIFCQSNEVSGTIFQVLLPLSRKIGIKP; encoded by the coding sequence ATGAAACCAGTCACTACTCAACTGATGCAAACACTGGAGATTACCAACCTCCCTTCTTTGCCGCACGTGCTATTAAGAGTGCTGGATATTTGCAATCGTGACTCGGCATCTCTGAAAGCCATAGCAGACATCCTCAGCCAGGATGCTGCACTCACTGCCAAGGTTTTTGGTGCAAGCAGTACCGCTCAGTTCAGTCGACACAAAAAACTTACCACACTGGAACAAACGCTTACGTTACTTGGTTTGGACATGGTAAAAACCATAGCCATCAGCTCATCGTTTTATCAAGTATTCAATAATCTCAATATTAGTCCAGGATTTGACCTTAAGACATTCTGGACACGTTCCCTGTCTTCAGCTGTCCTATCCAAGCTGATCGCTGAGGAAGTCGAATACCCACATATTGAAGAAGCTTACCTCACTGGACTATTACTGAATATCGGCCAATTGGTGCTATGGAGTAATTTCCCTAAACAATATGCAAGCTTATTAACAAATAAAATCGATGACCTTGCATTATTGGCGCAAGAATCAGAGCAACTAGGTAACAACCATTGTGAAGTAGGCGCATGGTTAGTCAACAAATGGAATCTGAATTCATTTATGGCTGATGCGGTGCTCTATCATCACATGCCGCAAGACAAAATTACCGATGCACAGCAATTGATACAGATCACCCACGTTGCTAACAATCTGGTAGCCCTGAGAGACACCGACGCAGCCATACAATTTGCGGCTGGCGAACAAATATTAGGCGTTTCACCTGCCCGATTCCAAAGCATCCTTGATGAGTCTAAAACTCTGGTAGGCAAAGTAGCTAAATCTCTCGGCATAGAAATAGACACGCTGGAATCCACAGAACAAGACAACATGCGACAACAAAAAATGCAGCTCGCTGTTGAGTTGCGTGACATTGTCCTGATAGGCAGGAATCCGTTGGGAACGGGTTCTGGCAATACACTTGAAGAAACGCTTGCTTCAATACAGCGCTCGGTTCAAATTTTGTTTGGCATTCAAGACCTCGCTTTCTTTCTGCCTGACCCACAGGGCAAAACGCTCAAGGGCGAGTGCCTGACTGGGCACTGCACCATGCTCAATGAAATTCGCATCCCGCTAAATAAGAAAAACAGCATCATTACCAATGCTTTTTTCAGTAACACACCGACAACTTCCTTTACCCCTGCCGCAGACCCCAAAAACCCGAGCATACCTGACGAACAAGTCACCCGCCTGATGCAGACAGAAGGCTTTTATTGCCAACCCATGTTCACCCAGAACAAGGTTGTCGGCATTATGATCTTTGGATTGAATCAGACCCAATTGAGTTATGTGAAGAAACAGCAAAAACTCATGTCGATGTTTGCCCAAGAAGCAGCACAAGCCATTGCAGCGCTAAATGCATTTAATGAACAGGAAGCGCGTATCAAATCCGAGGTGCTGGCTGCATCCAGAACCCATGCGATGAAAATCATGCATGAAACAAACAATCCACTCAGCATCATTCAAAACTACATCCAGTTATTGGGCATAAAGTTACCCAAGGAAGACCCGGCTCAGGAAGATCTGAAAATCATCAAACAAGAAATTGATCGCGTTACTCGACTATGCCAGGCAATTACCACAGACGTAGAGTTCAATCCAAAACAGAAATTGAATGTCAATGATGTGATACACAACTTGTACAGAATCCTGCTGGAGCCGCTGTTTGCATTACATCAGGTGACAGTGCAAACGCAACTGGATCCTGCGCTGCCCACCATCATGGTGAACAAAGATAAGCTAATCCAGGTCCTGATCAACCTAATGAAGAATGCGGCAGAAGCCATGCAGAATGGCGGTACTTTACTGATCGTCACACGCGTCAATACCATGCGTAATGGTACCGAATATATTGAAATTTCAATCAAAGACGATGGCCCCGGGATACCCGCCGATGTAATGGAAAACTTGTATCAGCCAATAACGACTGATAAAGGCACAAGGCATGCTGGACTAGGACTGTCGATAGTTAGAAATATTATTGACGAATTAGGTGGGAAAATATTTTGTCAAAGCAATGAAGTTTCAGGCACCATCTTTCAAGTTTTACTGCCCCTCTCACGAAAGATAGGCATCAAACCCTGA
- a CDS encoding EAL domain-containing protein: protein MNALAKQPSILVVDDEPLLRNSLCSILDYHGFPSSAADGGKSAIAALKNNAYEVVLLDLCMPDVDGHQIMNWIIENQLDTCIIVVSGDTSIDSAISALRQGASDFLRKPYEQDELILKIRNALTKRRLEKENKTINLQLKESERWYRYMVNSSPDFIYTLDANGYCTFCNDRVKTLLGYNKEDVIGQHFSTLIHAEDIDIAQFAIQERRSGNRAACNMEIRIPHGSEATMLTLEFNAFGIYDDGIDGSPKYVGTYGVAKDVTERKKAGELILYQAYHDLLTGLANRKLFKDRLEVAIAQAKRYKHTLALMFLDLDRFKVVNDTLGHVVGDHLLIEVAARLQKCLREGDTLGRQGGDEFTLLLPQIVNKESAVSTAEKIIKACGEPFYIDGNELYVPMSIGIAFYPENGENVDTLIKNADIAMYDSKAKGRNRFQLYSASMNTKFDERFSLEVQMHKALERDEFQMVYQPQINVVTGKISGVEALIRWASPLLGHLSPIEFIPLAEETGLIIPISEFVLRTVFQQAKLWQQTNLLPERIAINISSRHLEQENFVSFLAELLLEFKLDGSIFELEITESILLNDGDDIIEKLHLISSMGMKISLDDFGTGYSSLSYIKKFPIDTIKIDRSFMHGLSSDSEDESIVTAICTLAKSLHLNLIAEGVEESGQYRVLQSLQCNEAQGFLFSKPLSAHDTTELLLKNLPLGPQHLRPQHCFNL from the coding sequence ATGAATGCATTAGCTAAACAGCCATCGATACTGGTGGTAGACGACGAGCCACTGCTGCGTAATAGTTTATGCTCAATACTTGATTATCATGGTTTCCCATCATCGGCCGCAGATGGCGGAAAATCAGCCATAGCCGCACTGAAAAATAACGCTTACGAAGTGGTATTGCTGGATCTGTGCATGCCAGATGTTGATGGCCATCAGATCATGAACTGGATAATCGAAAACCAACTAGATACCTGCATCATAGTAGTAAGTGGCGACACCTCAATTGATTCAGCTATTAGTGCATTGCGACAGGGTGCATCTGATTTCCTGCGTAAACCCTACGAACAAGATGAATTGATATTAAAAATCAGGAATGCGCTTACCAAGCGTCGCCTTGAAAAAGAAAACAAAACCATCAACCTGCAGTTGAAGGAGTCAGAACGCTGGTACCGCTACATGGTAAATAGCTCACCAGATTTCATTTATACGCTGGATGCTAACGGTTATTGTACTTTCTGTAATGATCGCGTGAAAACACTGTTAGGTTATAACAAAGAAGATGTAATCGGCCAACACTTCTCTACTTTGATACACGCAGAAGATATAGATATCGCCCAATTTGCGATTCAGGAAAGAAGGTCGGGAAACCGGGCAGCCTGCAACATGGAAATCAGGATTCCACATGGTAGCGAAGCGACTATGCTGACGTTGGAATTTAATGCTTTTGGGATTTATGACGATGGAATTGATGGTTCACCTAAGTATGTAGGTACTTATGGTGTAGCAAAAGATGTCACCGAAAGAAAAAAAGCCGGCGAACTCATACTGTATCAGGCCTATCATGACCTGCTGACAGGTCTGGCAAACCGTAAATTATTTAAAGATCGGCTAGAAGTTGCTATCGCTCAAGCCAAGCGTTACAAACATACACTTGCCTTAATGTTTCTGGATCTTGATCGTTTCAAGGTTGTCAATGACACCTTGGGTCACGTAGTCGGCGATCATCTGCTAATTGAAGTGGCTGCACGATTACAGAAATGTCTGCGTGAAGGTGACACATTGGGTCGCCAAGGCGGTGACGAGTTCACCCTACTGCTACCACAGATAGTAAACAAGGAAAGTGCTGTTTCCACTGCAGAAAAAATCATCAAAGCATGTGGCGAACCCTTTTATATCGATGGCAATGAACTGTATGTACCCATGAGTATAGGTATAGCGTTTTACCCCGAAAATGGTGAAAACGTCGACACCTTAATCAAAAATGCCGATATTGCCATGTATGACAGCAAGGCCAAGGGAAGAAACCGCTTCCAGCTCTACTCAGCTAGCATGAACACCAAATTTGATGAGCGCTTCTCACTCGAAGTACAAATGCACAAAGCACTTGAACGCGATGAGTTTCAGATGGTTTATCAGCCACAAATCAACGTTGTCACAGGCAAAATTTCCGGTGTGGAAGCACTCATTCGTTGGGCATCCCCACTGCTGGGTCATTTATCACCAATAGAGTTTATCCCGCTGGCCGAAGAAACTGGTTTGATTATCCCTATTAGTGAATTCGTATTACGTACTGTTTTCCAACAGGCGAAATTATGGCAACAGACTAATTTATTACCTGAACGTATTGCCATCAACATATCATCAAGGCATCTGGAACAGGAAAACTTTGTCTCATTTCTCGCAGAGCTACTACTAGAGTTTAAACTGGATGGCTCGATATTCGAACTTGAAATCACCGAAAGCATCCTGCTGAATGATGGTGATGACATTATCGAAAAATTACACCTGATTTCCAGCATGGGTATGAAAATTTCGCTGGATGATTTCGGGACTGGGTATTCTTCTCTGAGTTACATCAAGAAATTCCCAATTGACACCATCAAAATTGATCGCTCATTCATGCATGGACTTTCCAGCGACTCAGAAGATGAATCCATAGTTACTGCTATATGCACTTTAGCAAAGAGTCTGCATCTGAATCTGATCGCAGAAGGTGTGGAAGAAAGTGGACAATATCGCGTATTGCAATCACTACAATGTAATGAAGCACAAGGCTTCCTGTTCAGCAAACCTCTTTCTGCCCATGACACTACCGAACTT